A region of the Marmota flaviventris isolate mMarFla1 chromosome 3, mMarFla1.hap1, whole genome shotgun sequence genome:
AGGTCCTTAGCTCTGTGGTGGAGTCTTCTAATGCCTTTCTTGAGCAAGTCTTTGCACTCCCAGAGCTTCTCTTCAGTCTCTCCCTTGGCAGAGAAGAGGCAGAAAGAAACCCAAGCCCTTCCTCTATCCTGTTTCTCATTTGGGAAACATTGAGGTCCTTCTGTACTCTTAAGTCTCTTGGCTCATGGCCTCTCCCATTGGCCTCTCTTTTGCTTCTCCAGCGGAGGCTCCAGACCCTGGGAAAGAGGTCCTGGTGGTATGGGCTCAGGAGGGGACTCCTGCCCACCTTCCTTGCAGACTTACAATCCCCTTCCAAAATCCTGGTCTTCTTCGGAGAGGAGTTGTCACCTGGCAGCATCAACCAGACAGGTATGTACTCCAAACATGGGCAACAGAACCTCCCAATCTAGCACTAATGGTATCCAGACATAGCTCAACATCCAAACCAGTCTGGTTCCTTCCTCTGAGATGTCACTCCCTCTGAAGCCAGTGACAGCCTCCCCTTTCCTCATGCACCCCTTCTACCCTTCCTCTGCAGGCTGCTTTCCTACATCTGCATTCCAGAGTATGTAACCTCTCCATTAGTGGATGGTGCTGGCCCAACAGGAAAGGGGATGGGgttggtgtgtgagtgtgttggGGAGTGCTTTGGAAGTCAAGAGATCTCTTGGGGGCGGGCTTCCTCTACCTCAAAGCGTTTTTGGACTGTATCTTCTCCGGGACTTCTTAACCCCtaatttctcaatttcattatttctcttgCCCAGTGACCCGCCTGCTCCCACCCTAAGCCGTCCCTTGTCTAAAAGCTTCGCCTCTGTGGTGCCCTCGCCCCGGGGCATGGGGCCCCAACGCTACACCTTGCTGAGTGTGGCTCCAGGAGGCCTGCGCAGCGGGAGGCTGCCCCTGCAGCCCCGCTTCCAGCTGGAGGAACGTGGCCTCCAGCGTGGGGACTTCTCACTGTGGCTGCGTCCTGTTCTGCTCTCCGACGCTGGCGAGTACCACGCTGCAGTGCGCCTCAAGGACCGCACCCTAGCCTGCCGGCTCCGTCTACGTGTGGGCCAGGCCTCTAGTAGGTGGGGCGGGACGAGGGAGAGCCGTGGGGGAGGTGGTCCCCCATTCCCCGCTGTTGCTCCCGAGGCAGGAAGGGCTGCGGTAGAGGCTGTGCCCTAGGCCCTGCCTGAGGGCCTCCAGAAGGGTACAGGAAGCAGCGGGAACTTGATTGATGAGTGAAAGTTGCCCCAGGAGAAGCACGTGTAATGCAGGGAGGGCCCTTTGGAGAGATTGTGTCACCCCTGGAGCCCCCCTCTCTTTGCCCACCCACAGTAGGACTGCCCTGGCGGAGGTGGGGAGGCACCTATTCTGCAGAGAGAGGGTAGAGCATGGGGCCACAGTGATTCATTTCAGATATGTTTGGAATGGAGGGGCTTCATGGGCATCCTCAGGCAAGatccagagaaagagaagggaaagcgATGCCTAGTAAACTGGGGGCAGGGGATaatggaaagaaatcaaggaCTCTTAGTGATCCACATTAAAACTCCTCCAGGTGCTAGCTACTGAGCTGGAGGGGAGTAGAggttgggggggaggggagaaggtaaATCTAAAACAAGATCCCTGTTTCTGGGAGCTTCTGGCTTGGTTAGGCCCTTAGGTTGGAATATGTTTCCGTTGGGGCTGATCAAGTCTTCTTTCTCCTTGCAGTGACTGCTAGCCCCACAGGATCTCTCAGGACCTCAGATTGGGTCATTTTGAACTGCTCTTTCAGTCGTCCTGACCGCCCAGCTTCTGTGCGCTGGTTCCGGGGCCAAAGCCAAGTCCCTGTCCAGAAGTCCCCCCATCACCATTTAGCTGAAAGCTTCCTCTTTCTGCCCCAAGTCAGCCCCTTGGACTCTGGGACCTGGGGATGTATCATTACCTACAGTGATGGCTTTAACGTCTCCGTCATGTACAACCTCACTGTTCTGGGTAACTACTCTAATCT
Encoded here:
- the Lag3 gene encoding lymphocyte activation gene 3 protein isoform X2; amino-acid sequence: MWEAQFLGLLLLQLLWVAPAEAPDPGKEVLVVWAQEGTPAHLPCRLTIPFQNPGLLRRGVVTWQHQPDSDPPAPTLSRPLSKSFASVVPSPRGMGPQRYTLLSVAPGGLRSGRLPLQPRFQLEERGLQRGDFSLWLRPVLLSDAGEYHAAVRLKDRTLACRLRLRVGQASMTASPTGSLRTSDWVILNCSFSRPDRPASVRWFRGQSQVPVQKSPHHHLAESFLFLPQVSPLDSGTWGCIITYSDGFNVSVMYNLTVLGLEPSVPLTVYAGAGSRAELPCHLPPGVGTQSSLIAKWSPPGEGPDLLVAGDNGNFTLHLEAVSLAQAGTYTCHIHLQGQQLSATITLAVITGAQRSGRAPVTLKAGHLSLLILGALSLLLLVTGALGFHRWRRQWRPRRFSALEHGIHPPQSQSKIEEPGQEPEMELEPETQPELEPQQEPEPELELESELEPRHL